A region of Subtercola boreus DNA encodes the following proteins:
- a CDS encoding glycosyltransferase, with amino-acid sequence MGLKRVGLVSLHTSPLETPGSGDAGGLNVYVVAVAEELARLGLEVELLTRAASPDHPETGYTAAGVPVRFLRAGPLEPVPKDELARHMYAFRDALRALPRFDLLHSHYWLSGAAALTVAEEQGIPHIQSLHTVAALKNEHLAPGDRPEPAERLWGEQRLVLESSVTLSSTAEERSAILRAYGAEPGRVLVVPPGVDTGLFHPGPEKGAERRRGSRPRILTLGRIQPLKGQDLAIRALATIPAERRPLLTIAGAPTPGEKKYERSLHTLVDELGLADDVVFAGTQARDVAALLIRESALLLIPSHSETFGLVALEAAASGTPVIASRGTGTGSSVIHLSTGLLLGTRDPAVWGETIDRLLGDSVQLEELSASAARHAALHTWRLTAELTLAAYQHALGESTSRSES; translated from the coding sequence GTGGGTCTCAAGCGCGTAGGTCTGGTGTCGTTGCACACCTCTCCTCTGGAGACGCCCGGATCGGGTGACGCCGGAGGACTGAACGTCTACGTGGTGGCGGTGGCCGAGGAGCTCGCACGACTCGGACTCGAGGTCGAACTGCTCACGCGGGCGGCCAGCCCCGATCATCCGGAGACCGGGTACACGGCGGCCGGGGTGCCCGTGCGCTTCCTGCGGGCCGGACCACTCGAGCCGGTGCCGAAAGACGAGCTGGCCCGTCACATGTATGCGTTCCGGGATGCCCTCCGGGCGCTGCCCCGCTTCGACCTCCTCCATTCGCACTACTGGTTGTCGGGTGCCGCCGCACTGACGGTGGCCGAGGAGCAGGGCATTCCGCACATCCAGAGCCTGCACACCGTCGCCGCCCTGAAGAACGAGCACCTCGCTCCCGGTGACCGGCCGGAACCCGCCGAGCGCCTCTGGGGCGAGCAGCGGCTGGTGCTCGAGTCGTCAGTCACTCTCTCGTCGACCGCCGAGGAGCGCTCGGCCATCCTGCGGGCGTACGGCGCCGAGCCCGGGCGGGTGCTGGTGGTTCCGCCCGGGGTCGACACGGGGCTGTTCCACCCGGGGCCGGAGAAGGGGGCAGAACGACGGCGCGGCTCGCGCCCGCGCATCCTGACCCTCGGCCGCATCCAGCCGCTGAAGGGGCAGGATCTCGCCATCCGCGCCCTGGCCACCATCCCCGCCGAGCGCCGACCGCTCCTGACCATCGCCGGTGCGCCGACCCCCGGGGAGAAGAAGTATGAACGGTCGCTGCACACCCTCGTCGACGAGCTCGGGCTGGCGGACGACGTGGTCTTCGCCGGCACCCAGGCCCGGGATGTCGCGGCCCTCCTGATCAGGGAGTCCGCCCTGCTGCTCATCCCGTCGCACTCCGAGACCTTCGGGCTGGTCGCGCTCGAGGCCGCGGCGTCGGGCACCCCCGTCATCGCGTCCCGGGGCACCGGAACGGGGAGTTCGGTCATCCATCTCTCGACCGGCCTGCTGCTCGGCACCCGCGACCCCGCCGTCTGGGGCGAGACCATCGACCGGTTGCTCGGCGACTCCGTGCAGCTGGAGGAACTCTCGGCGTCGGCAGCCCGGCACGCGGCGCTGCACACCTGGCGGCTGACGGCTGAGCTCACCCTCGCGGCATACCAGCATGCGCTCGGAGAGAGTACCTCCCGTTCGGAAAGCTAA
- a CDS encoding single-stranded DNA-binding protein — MAGETVITVVGNLTGDPELRYTQNGLAVANFTIASTPRTFDRASNDWKDGEALFLRASVWREFAEHVAGSLTKGSRVVATGRLRQRSYETKEGEKRTSIELEVDEIGPSLRYATAQVTRASSSGNAGGGGGGRGQVASGGDEPWAASAPATATSGGGADVWNTPGSYSDETPF, encoded by the coding sequence ATGGCTGGCGAAACCGTAATCACCGTGGTCGGCAACCTCACCGGCGACCCCGAGCTGCGTTACACGCAGAACGGGCTGGCGGTTGCCAACTTCACCATCGCTTCCACGCCGCGCACCTTCGACCGTGCGTCGAACGACTGGAAAGACGGCGAAGCACTGTTCCTTCGTGCAAGTGTCTGGCGTGAATTCGCCGAGCACGTGGCCGGATCGCTGACGAAGGGTTCCCGTGTCGTCGCGACCGGTCGCCTCCGCCAGCGCTCCTACGAGACGAAAGAGGGCGAGAAGCGCACCTCCATCGAGCTCGAGGTCGACGAAATCGGTCCCAGCCTCCGTTATGCGACGGCCCAGGTCACCCGTGCCTCCTCCTCCGGCAACGCCGGTGGCGGTGGCGGCGGTCGTGGCCAGGTCGCCAGTGGCGGCGACGAGCCGTGGGCCGCAAGCGCGCCCGCTACGGCTACCTCCGGTGGCGGCGCTGATGTCTGGAACACTCCGGGCAGCTACAGCGACGAAACCCCCTTCTAA
- the rpsR gene encoding 30S ribosomal protein S18 → MAGKSSGDRRKPIRKGKDGKNAAPAKSIRVGVIDYKDVNTLRKFISERGKIRARRITGVSVQEQRLIARAVKNAREMALLPYAGSGR, encoded by the coding sequence ATGGCTGGAAAGAGCAGCGGCGATCGCCGCAAGCCGATCCGCAAGGGTAAGGACGGCAAGAATGCCGCCCCCGCGAAGTCGATCCGCGTCGGCGTCATCGACTACAAAGACGTCAACACCCTTCGCAAGTTCATCTCCGAGCGCGGAAAGATCCGTGCCCGTCGTATCACCGGCGTCTCCGTGCAGGAGCAGCGCCTCATCGCCCGTGCAGTCAAGAACGCCCGCGAGATGGCCCTGCTGCCGTACGCCGGCTCGGGCAGGTAG
- the rplI gene encoding 50S ribosomal protein L9, with protein MSKLILTHEVSGLGSAGDVVEVKNGFARNYLIPQGFAVTWSRGGEKQIESIKAARSARELKTIEEAQHLKQVLENNVVKLSVKAGKEGRLFGSIKTSAIADAVAAAGFGSIDRRKVEITSPIKATGTHEASIRLRDDLSATITIQVVAAK; from the coding sequence ATGTCGAAACTCATTCTCACGCACGAGGTCTCCGGCCTCGGTTCAGCAGGTGATGTGGTCGAGGTCAAGAACGGCTTCGCACGCAACTACCTGATCCCCCAGGGCTTCGCGGTGACGTGGAGCCGCGGTGGCGAGAAGCAGATCGAATCGATCAAGGCTGCCCGCTCCGCACGTGAACTCAAGACCATCGAAGAGGCCCAGCACCTCAAGCAGGTTCTCGAGAACAACGTCGTCAAGCTGTCCGTCAAGGCCGGCAAGGAAGGGCGCCTGTTCGGGTCCATCAAGACGAGCGCGATCGCCGACGCGGTGGCTGCTGCCGGCTTCGGATCGATTGATCGCCGCAAGGTCGAGATCACCTCGCCGATCAAGGCCACGGGCACCCACGAGGCTTCCATTCGCCTCCGTGACGACCTGAGCGCGACCATCACCATCCAGGTCGTGGCTGCAAAATAA
- the dnaB gene encoding replicative DNA helicase, with translation MSIAHLGLTGETRSIGETRGHERTPPHDLLAEQSALGGMLLSKDAVADVVEVVRGADFYIPKHEFVFDAILNLYSHGEPTDVIAVTDELTKSGDLTRAGGAEYLHTLTSLVPTAANAGYYASIVAEKAILRRLVEAGTRIVQMGYASEGEVMDLVNNAQAEIYAVNGNTETEDYVPLTTAVNAAIDEIEAAKGREGQMTGVPTGFAELDMLTNGLHPGQLIIVAARPALGKSTLALDFARAASIKHDMPSIFFSLEMGRSEIAMRLLSAESSIPLQNMRKGTVESNDWTKIAATRGRINDSPLYIDDSPNMTLVEIRAKCRRLKQRVGLKMVIIDYLQLMTSGKRVESRQQEVSEFSRALKLMAKELQVPVIALSQLNRGPEQRADKKPALSDLRESGSLEQDADMVILLHRESAYEKDNPRAGEADLIVAKHRNGPTATVTVGFHGHFSRFADMPHA, from the coding sequence GTGTCGATAGCGCATCTCGGCCTGACCGGCGAAACGCGGTCGATCGGCGAGACCCGGGGCCACGAGCGCACTCCCCCGCACGACCTGCTCGCGGAGCAGAGTGCCCTCGGCGGAATGCTGCTCAGCAAAGACGCGGTCGCAGACGTCGTCGAAGTCGTCCGCGGTGCGGACTTCTACATTCCGAAGCACGAGTTCGTGTTCGACGCGATCCTGAACCTGTACTCGCACGGCGAGCCCACCGACGTCATCGCGGTGACCGACGAGCTGACGAAGTCGGGCGACCTCACCCGTGCGGGCGGGGCAGAGTACCTGCACACGCTCACGAGCCTCGTGCCGACCGCGGCGAACGCGGGGTACTACGCATCCATCGTCGCCGAGAAGGCGATCCTCCGGCGCCTCGTGGAGGCCGGTACGCGCATCGTGCAGATGGGCTACGCCAGCGAGGGCGAAGTGATGGACCTGGTGAACAACGCCCAGGCCGAGATCTACGCGGTCAACGGCAACACCGAGACCGAGGACTACGTTCCCCTGACGACCGCCGTGAACGCGGCCATCGACGAGATCGAGGCGGCCAAGGGTCGCGAGGGCCAGATGACGGGCGTGCCCACCGGCTTCGCCGAACTCGACATGCTGACCAACGGCCTGCACCCCGGGCAGCTCATCATCGTCGCTGCCCGCCCCGCGCTCGGAAAGTCGACGCTCGCCCTCGACTTCGCGCGCGCGGCATCCATCAAACACGACATGCCCTCCATCTTCTTCTCGCTCGAGATGGGGCGGAGTGAGATCGCGATGCGACTGCTCTCCGCCGAGTCATCCATTCCCCTGCAGAACATGCGAAAGGGAACGGTCGAGAGCAACGACTGGACCAAGATCGCGGCCACCCGCGGGCGCATCAACGACTCGCCGCTCTACATCGACGACAGCCCCAACATGACGCTCGTCGAGATCCGGGCCAAGTGCCGGCGCCTGAAGCAGCGTGTGGGCCTCAAGATGGTCATCATCGACTACCTGCAGCTGATGACGTCGGGCAAGCGCGTCGAATCGCGTCAGCAGGAGGTCAGTGAGTTCTCCCGGGCCCTCAAGCTGATGGCCAAGGAACTCCAGGTGCCGGTCATCGCCCTGTCCCAGCTGAACCGTGGCCCCGAGCAGCGCGCCGACAAGAAGCCCGCCCTCTCCGACCTCCGTGAGTCGGGCTCCCTCGAGCAGGACGCGGACATGGTCATCCTGCTGCACCGTGAGAGCGCCTACGAGAAAGACAACCCGCGCGCCGGCGAGGCCGACCTCATCGTGGCCAAGCACCGAAACGGGCCCACCGCCACGGTCACCGTCGGCTTCCACGGCCACTTCTCGCGCTTCGCGGACATGCCGCACGCCTGA
- a CDS encoding DUF308 domain-containing protein gives MSSQAARAEGRSPYWGVPVARAIPALVVGVFLAFSLNHSAQVGLFVFGSYAVVSGVLVLVLSPRQVAVRVTRRLFVAQGVVGIVVGVLALVFNQGGVPYFLYLVTLFAALTGFLELYAGLRSRPRRAVVDRGAAGGAPDERATDALASKDWLAVGGFTAVLALVFLVLPLDVVTAVGLFGGYAVILAIFLVIGGLSLRWGHQVDHTAPLNQETTS, from the coding sequence GTGAGCAGCCAGGCAGCACGCGCGGAAGGTCGATCGCCCTACTGGGGCGTACCGGTCGCCCGGGCCATCCCTGCGCTCGTCGTGGGAGTGTTCCTCGCCTTCAGCCTCAACCACTCAGCGCAGGTGGGACTGTTCGTGTTCGGTTCCTACGCGGTGGTCTCCGGCGTGCTAGTACTGGTGCTCTCGCCGCGACAGGTGGCCGTGCGGGTCACCCGCCGGCTCTTTGTCGCGCAGGGTGTCGTCGGCATCGTGGTCGGCGTGCTCGCGCTGGTGTTCAACCAGGGCGGGGTCCCGTACTTCCTCTACCTCGTCACGCTCTTCGCGGCGCTCACCGGTTTCCTGGAGCTCTATGCGGGGCTCCGCAGCCGGCCGCGCCGCGCGGTCGTCGACCGGGGTGCGGCGGGTGGCGCGCCCGATGAGCGCGCGACCGATGCGCTCGCCTCGAAGGACTGGCTGGCCGTCGGCGGGTTCACTGCCGTGCTCGCGCTCGTGTTCCTGGTGCTCCCGCTCGACGTCGTGACCGCTGTCGGGCTGTTCGGCGGGTACGCCGTCATCCTCGCCATCTTCCTCGTGATCGGTGGGTTGTCCCTCCGCTGGGGACACCAGGTCGATCACACTGCTCCGCTGAACC